In a single window of the Chelonia mydas isolate rCheMyd1 chromosome 8, rCheMyd1.pri.v2, whole genome shotgun sequence genome:
- the MAT2B gene encoding methionine adenosyltransferase 2 subunit beta, which translates to MSWREGSSRASRTPRLSRLRSQSAAALRSERGSGRRSRGGRWRSGRPRPAGMVGREKELKIRFVPGQCELVEEDANIPNRRVLITGATGLLGRAVYKEFNENNWHAVGCGYSRARPKFERVNLLDSIGVHDIIQDFQPHVIVHCAAERRPDVVESQADVVSQLNVTASGNLAKEAAGVGAFLIYISTDYVFDGTNPPYKESDAPNPLNLYGKTKLEGEKAVLENNEGAAVLRIPVLYGEVEKLEESAVTVMFDKVQFSNKSANMDHWQQRFPTNVKDVASVCRQLSEKRMLDPSIKGTFHWSGNEQMTKYEMACTIADAFNLPSSHLRPITDSPVVGALRPRNAQLDCSKLEMLGIGQRTPFRVGIRESLWPFLVDKRWRQTVFH; encoded by the exons ATGAGCTGGCGGGAGGGGTCTTCGCGTGCCTCACGTACACCCCGTCTCTCCCGGCTGAGGAGCCAATCAGCTGCTGCGCTGCGTAGTGAGCGCGGAAGCGGTCGTCGGTCGCGAGGGGGTCGGTGGCGCAGCGGAAGGCCGAGGCCGGCGGGGATGGTTGGCCGGGAGAAGGAGCTCAAGATCCGCTTCGTGCCGGGGCAGTGCGAGCTGGTGGAG gaAGATGCTAATATTCCCAATAGACGTGTTCTGATTACAGGAGCTACTGGGCTTCTTGGCAGAGCAGTGTACAAAGAATTTAATGAAAACAATTGGCATGCAGTTGGCTGTGGATACAGTAGAGCTCGACCCAAATTTGAGCGGGTTAATCTTCTGGATTCTATTGGGGTTCATGACATTATCCAGGATTTTCAG CCTCATGTGATAGTGCATTGTGCTGCTGAGAGAAGACCAGATGTTGTAGAAAGTCAAGCAGATGTTGTTTCTCAGCTCAATGTGACTGCTTCAGGGAACTTAGCAAAAGAAGCAG CTGGAGTTGGAGCATTTCTGATCTACATTAGTACAGACTATGTGTTTGATGGAACAAATCCTCCTTATAAAGAGAGTGATGCACCAAATCCCCTAAATCTTTATGGTAAAACTAAACTAGAAGGAGAAAAGGCAGTCCTTGAAAATAATGAAG GTGCTGCAGTGCTCAGAATTCCTGTCTTATACGGGGAggtagaaaagctggaagagagTGCTGTGACTGTTATGTTTGATAAAGTGCAGTTCAGTAACAAATCAGCCAATATGGACCATTGGCAACAGAGATTTCCCACCAACGTCAAGGATGTAGCCAGTGTTTGCCGACAGCTATCAGAGAAGAGAATGTTG GATCCATCAATAAAAGGAACATTCCACTGGTCTGGTAATGAACAGATGACCAAGTATGAAATGGCATGTACTATAGCAGATGCTTTCAACCTTCCCAGCAGCCACTTGAGACCA attactGATAGCCCAGTAGTGGGTGCTCTTCGTCCGAGGAATGCTCAGCTCGACTGCTCTAAACTAGAGATGCTGGGAATAGGACAACGAACACCATTTCGAGTTGGGATCAGAGAATCGCTTTGGCCTTTCCTTGTTGACAAGAGATGGAGACAGACTGTCTTCCATTAA